The Carassius gibelio isolate Cgi1373 ecotype wild population from Czech Republic chromosome B22, carGib1.2-hapl.c, whole genome shotgun sequence genome window below encodes:
- the LOC127987217 gene encoding uncharacterized protein LOC127987217: protein MGRFLLLTLCVFFIPDFLSVLMDRVTVSVTEGDSVTLYTNVTTTQQEEILWYFNDTRIAQITGDLSKICTDVQCNEGTERFRDRLKLEKQTGSLTIMNINTTDTGLYQLKIFSSSSFREKTFSVTVLDSPDKVKRISAKEGESVTFDPGVTQNTNYVMRWYCNETLIAEITGDQSKICSDDECKERFRDRLKLDQTGSLIITNTRTTDSGEYKVLIISHILQNSVSITSLKTFIFTVIDSGLSSAAVAGICVGVVLLFVTAAVVIYYLKRLQAGQNNPTSRASVPVRKYEHLSLQSRIKSS from the exons aTTTCTTAAGTGTTCTTATGGACAGAGTGACAGTATCAGTGACAGAGGGAGATTCAGTTACTCTGTACACTAATGttacaacaacacaacaagaagAGATTTTATGGTATTTCAATGACACCCGCATCGCTCAAATCACCGGAGATCTCAGTAAGATCTGTACAGATGTTCAGTGTAATGAAGGcactgagagattcagagacagactgaaactAGAGAAACAAACCGGATCCCTGACGATCATGAACATCAACACTACAGACACTGGACTTTATCAACTGAAGATCTTCAGTAGCAGCAGCTTCAGAGAAAAGACCTTCAGTGTTACTGTTCTTG ATTCTCCTGATAAAGTGAAGAGAATATCAGCGAAGGAGGGAgaatctgtcacttttgatcctggtgtcacacaaaacacaaattaTGTGATGAGATGGTATTGTAATGAGACTCTCATCGCTGAGATCACTGGAGATCAGAGTAAGATCTGTTCAGATGATGAGTGTaaagagagattcagagacagactgaagctggatcagactggatctctgatcatcacgaacaccagaaccacagattCTGGAGAATATAAAGTATTGATCATCAGCCACATCCTCCAGAACAGCGTCAGCATCACCAGtttgaaaacattcatttttactgtcattg ATTCAGGTCtgtcttcagctgctgtagcaggAATATGTGTTGGTGTTGTTCTGTTGTTCGTGACTGCAGCTGTTGTGATTTACTATCTCAAGCGTCTTCAAGCAGGACAGAATA ACCCCACATCACGAGCCAGTGTTCCGGTGAGAAAGTATGAACACTTAAGTCTCCAGTCTAGGATAAAGTCATCTTGA